A section of the Halalkalicoccus subterraneus genome encodes:
- a CDS encoding transcriptional regulator produces the protein MYTCRNCKRTFRTELALSLHRDSCAEGQLFCRVCGDRFAERRATRDGWHYACPDETCEGEGLTEDLLRVDDMRIAERTH, from the coding sequence ATGTACACGTGCCGTAACTGCAAGCGGACCTTCCGGACCGAACTCGCGCTGTCGCTGCATCGTGACTCCTGTGCGGAAGGCCAGCTGTTCTGTCGGGTCTGTGGCGATCGCTTCGCCGAGCGCCGCGCAACTCGCGACGGTTGGCATTACGCCTGTCCGGACGAGACGTGTGAGGGCGAAGGGCTCACCGAGGACCTCCTCCGGGTCGACGACATGCGGATCGCCGAACGCACCCACTGA
- a CDS encoding class II fumarate hydratase, with translation AADEVIAGEHDEQFPVDVFQTGSGTSSNMNANEVIANRATEINGGEIGSRDVHPNDHVNYGQSSNDVMPTAMHVSALEAIEKDVLPALEVLEGELAAKEEEFADIVKTGRTHLQDATPVTLGQEFSGYRSQIEKGQVRVKATRAHLAELALGGTAVGTGLNTHEEFPEKAAEYISEETGIDFVEADNHFEAQAAHDAMVEAHGALRVVAGSMNKMANDMRLLASGPRNGLGELVQPENQPGSSIMPGKINPVVAESVNQAHKQVVGNDAAVSAGGARGELDLNLYKPVLAHNLLESAGIIANAAEQFGERFVAKLEANAEHCENQVEQSMALATALNPHIGYDKASDAAKTALKEEKTVREVVVEKGYLEEDEVDEVLDPELMTHRGILGQE, from the coding sequence GCCGCAGACGAGGTCATCGCGGGCGAGCACGACGAGCAGTTCCCCGTCGACGTCTTCCAGACTGGCTCGGGAACCTCCTCGAACATGAACGCAAACGAGGTGATCGCGAACCGCGCGACCGAGATCAACGGGGGTGAGATCGGGTCGCGGGACGTCCACCCGAACGACCACGTCAACTACGGCCAATCGAGCAACGACGTGATGCCGACCGCGATGCACGTCTCGGCGCTCGAAGCCATCGAGAAGGACGTCCTGCCCGCCCTCGAAGTCCTCGAAGGGGAACTCGCAGCCAAAGAGGAGGAGTTCGCCGACATCGTCAAGACCGGTCGTACGCACCTGCAAGACGCCACGCCCGTGACGCTCGGCCAGGAGTTCTCGGGGTATCGAAGCCAGATCGAGAAGGGACAGGTTCGCGTGAAGGCGACCCGTGCCCATCTCGCGGAGCTCGCACTCGGCGGGACCGCGGTCGGGACGGGACTCAACACGCACGAGGAGTTCCCCGAGAAGGCCGCCGAGTACATCAGCGAGGAGACGGGGATCGACTTCGTCGAGGCCGACAACCACTTCGAGGCCCAGGCCGCCCACGACGCGATGGTCGAGGCCCACGGCGCACTGCGCGTGGTCGCGGGCTCGATGAACAAGATGGCAAACGACATGCGCCTGCTCGCCTCGGGCCCGCGAAACGGCCTCGGAGAGCTCGTACAGCCCGAGAACCAGCCCGGCTCCTCGATCATGCCCGGCAAGATCAACCCTGTGGTGGCCGAATCGGTCAACCAGGCCCACAAGCAGGTCGTCGGCAACGACGCGGCGGTCTCGGCGGGCGGGGCACGGGGCGAACTCGATTTGAACCTCTACAAACCGGTGCTCGCGCACAACCTCCTCGAATCAGCCGGAATCATCGCCAACGCCGCAGAACAGTTCGGCGAGCGCTTCGTCGCGAAACTGGAGGCAAACGCCGAGCACTGCGAGAACCAGGTCGAACAGTCGATGGCGCTCGCGACCGCGCTCAACCCCCATATCGGCTACGACAAGGCCAGCGACGCCGCCAAAACGGCCCTCAAAGAGGAGAAAACCGTCCGGGAAGTCGTCGTCGAGAAGGGCTATCTGGAGGAGGACGAAGTCGACGAGGTGCTCGACCCCGAACTGATGACCCATCGGGGAATCCTCGGCCAGGAGTAA